Proteins encoded within one genomic window of Candidatus Hydrogenedens sp.:
- a CDS encoding Gfo/Idh/MocA family oxidoreductase, producing MKRKRQKKESINRREFLKRTGLASLATVAFPYIIPGRALGLDGAVPPSERITIGCIGVGGMGTSNMEGFLDQPSAQVVAVCDVDGKHRESAMKKVNDRYGNQDCAGYNDFRELIAREDIDAVSLALPDQWHAIPAIMAAKAGKDIYGEKPLAGSIKEGRAIVDAVEQYGRIWQTGSWQRSQEHFRQACELVRNGYIGEVKYVVVGLPSKNSINKGSTTPSDPPPWFDYDMWLGPAPYAPYCEARCHWNFRWISDYAGGQLTDWAGHHCDIAQWGMGTELTGPVEIIPRGGHWPKAEDGLFDTVEDYEFLCKFKEGFDMLVTARQKGGVLFKGSEGWIHVDRGAFDAFPRSLVQTEIKPHELHLYRSSNHIGNFLECVRTRKKTITPAEVAHHSIMIGHLGLIALKLGRPLKFDPDSETFINDSEANRMLCRPMREPWHLNI from the coding sequence ATGAAACGGAAAAGGCAAAAAAAGGAATCCATAAATCGAAGGGAATTCTTAAAAAGGACAGGGCTTGCTTCATTGGCAACCGTTGCATTCCCGTATATCATTCCGGGTAGAGCATTAGGACTTGATGGAGCAGTTCCTCCCAGTGAACGAATTACAATCGGTTGTATCGGTGTCGGCGGTATGGGAACATCCAATATGGAAGGTTTCCTTGACCAACCATCTGCACAAGTCGTAGCGGTATGTGATGTAGATGGAAAGCATCGTGAATCAGCAATGAAAAAAGTCAATGACCGTTATGGCAACCAGGACTGTGCAGGTTATAACGATTTCCGTGAATTAATTGCTCGGGAAGATATTGATGCGGTGTCGTTGGCATTACCAGACCAATGGCATGCAATCCCTGCAATCATGGCAGCAAAAGCAGGAAAGGATATTTATGGAGAAAAGCCATTAGCAGGCTCTATTAAGGAAGGTAGAGCCATTGTAGATGCCGTGGAACAATACGGCAGAATCTGGCAAACCGGTAGTTGGCAGAGGTCTCAGGAACATTTTCGTCAAGCATGCGAACTTGTTCGTAACGGATACATCGGCGAAGTGAAATATGTTGTTGTAGGTCTCCCTTCTAAAAATTCAATTAATAAAGGTAGCACGACTCCATCAGACCCACCTCCATGGTTCGATTATGATATGTGGTTAGGTCCCGCTCCGTATGCTCCTTATTGTGAAGCCCGTTGTCATTGGAATTTCCGCTGGATTAGTGATTATGCTGGGGGACAATTAACCGATTGGGCTGGACATCATTGTGATATAGCTCAATGGGGAATGGGAACGGAACTTACAGGCCCTGTCGAAATTATCCCAAGAGGTGGGCATTGGCCTAAAGCAGAAGATGGGCTTTTTGACACTGTAGAAGATTATGAATTCCTGTGCAAATTTAAAGAAGGTTTTGATATGTTAGTAACGGCACGGCAAAAAGGTGGCGTTTTATTTAAAGGTTCAGAAGGCTGGATACATGTAGACCGGGGTGCCTTCGATGCTTTCCCGCGGTCTCTGGTTCAAACGGAAATTAAACCGCATGAATTACATTTATACCGTTCTTCCAATCATATTGGAAACTTTTTAGAATGCGTCCGCACACGCAAAAAAACGATTACTCCTGCTGAAGTAGCACATCATTCTATCATGATTGGTCATCTGGGACTTATAGCCCTGAAATTAGGCAGACCCTTAAAATTTGACCCCGATTCAGAAACCTTTATAAATGATTCAGAAGCCAATCGTATGCTCTGCAGACCTATGCGTGAGCCGTGGCACCTAAATATATAG
- a CDS encoding DUF1559 domain-containing protein: protein MKKQGFTLIELLVVIAIIGILAAILLPALARAREAARRSSCQNNLKQWGTVFKMYCNEAKGERFPPLQIVKSAQASEPYKVALAAAPAVETIYPEYLTDPSIAVCPSDARDTTQYLKKQDGTTWLIDEPERLDASYAYVGWVLDRCKEAGISNVGSYPTLNSLMSLLGGQAPDPSAPVPRQFAAAVDKLLNDSLTYIGACLNPGNAAAAQELKRIVDSDISVPVPLGNGGSSTIYRLREGIERFLITDINNPAASNNAQSEVYIMVDQFSAYGAIDFFNHLPGGCNVLYMDGHVEFIRYIGSNDTTNPDLNATEPILPSFGVVIGVIAQAGGYQ from the coding sequence ATGAAAAAACAGGGTTTCACACTTATTGAACTACTCGTCGTCATTGCCATTATTGGTATTCTTGCGGCAATTTTGCTGCCGGCACTCGCTCGAGCGCGAGAAGCAGCACGTCGTTCCTCCTGCCAGAATAATCTGAAACAATGGGGAACTGTCTTCAAAATGTATTGTAACGAGGCGAAAGGTGAAAGATTTCCGCCGTTACAGATTGTAAAAAGTGCTCAAGCTTCAGAACCTTATAAGGTTGCTTTGGCTGCTGCTCCAGCTGTTGAGACCATTTATCCTGAGTATCTCACAGACCCATCTATTGCCGTTTGCCCATCAGATGCCCGTGATACCACTCAGTATTTAAAGAAACAAGACGGAACTACCTGGTTGATTGATGAGCCAGAACGCTTGGATGCCAGTTATGCTTATGTTGGTTGGGTATTAGACCGTTGCAAAGAGGCTGGAATTAGTAATGTGGGTAGTTATCCAACATTGAATTCGTTGATGTCTCTTTTAGGGGGACAGGCTCCGGACCCCAGTGCACCTGTTCCCAGACAATTTGCTGCAGCAGTAGATAAACTGCTCAATGATTCACTTACTTACATTGGAGCATGTTTAAATCCAGGAAATGCTGCGGCAGCACAAGAATTGAAACGGATTGTAGATAGTGATATTTCGGTTCCAGTACCTCTCGGCAATGGAGGTAGCAGTACGATATACCGCCTCCGTGAAGGTATTGAAAGATTCTTAATTACGGATATTAATAATCCAGCCGCATCCAATAACGCTCAGAGTGAAGTCTATATTATGGTAGACCAATTCTCTGCCTATGGTGCTATAGATTTCTTCAATCACCTTCCGGGCGGTTGCAATGTGCTTTACATGGATGGTCATGTTGAGTTTATCCGTTACATCGGTTCTAACGATACAACCAATCCAGACCTCAATGCTACGGAACCCATTCTACCGAGTTTTGGTGTAGTAATCGGTGTTATCGCTCAAGCAGGTGGTTATCAATAA
- a CDS encoding DUF1559 domain-containing protein — protein sequence MKKQGFTLIELLVVIAIIGILAAILLPALARAREAARRSSCQNNLKQWGVVLKMYCNEAKGERFPPLQVVRTKCENPAENYKFAIAAAPAVDTIYPEYLTDPSIAICPSDARDTAQYLKKQDGTTYLTCEPERIDASYAYLGWVFDRNKELGTAPLSNYSVLNSLISLMGGQAVSSSSPVPIQLAEAVSKLITDSLTPIGACISSPNQAAATQLMAIADRDISVPAGTGNGGSSTVYRLREGIERFLITDINNPAASNNAQSEVYIMLDQFSAYGAIDFFNHLPGGCNVLYMDGHVEFIRYIGSNDTTNPDVNATEPILPSVGVVIGIISQAAGYQ from the coding sequence ATGAAAAAACAAGGTTTCACACTCATTGAACTACTCGTCGTCATCGCCATTATTGGTATTCTCGCCGCAATATTGTTGCCGGCACTTGCCCGTGCACGAGAAGCGGCACGTCGTTCCTCCTGTCAGAATAACCTGAAACAGTGGGGTGTCGTATTGAAGATGTATTGCAACGAAGCAAAAGGTGAAAGATTTCCGCCGTTGCAAGTTGTCAGAACAAAGTGCGAAAATCCAGCAGAAAATTACAAATTTGCAATTGCAGCAGCACCTGCCGTAGATACTATTTATCCTGAATATCTGACAGATCCCTCCATTGCCATCTGTCCGTCGGATGCACGGGATACCGCACAGTACCTGAAAAAACAGGATGGTACCACATACTTAACATGTGAACCAGAACGCATTGATGCCAGTTATGCTTATTTAGGTTGGGTCTTCGACCGTAATAAAGAATTAGGAACAGCGCCACTGAGTAACTACTCCGTATTGAATAGTCTCATTTCATTAATGGGTGGTCAGGCAGTCAGTAGTTCTTCCCCTGTTCCAATTCAATTAGCAGAAGCCGTCAGCAAATTAATCACTGACTCACTTACACCTATAGGTGCTTGCATTAGCAGTCCTAACCAAGCAGCTGCAACTCAATTAATGGCAATTGCTGACAGAGATATCTCTGTTCCAGCAGGCACAGGAAATGGTGGAAGTAGCACAGTATACAGACTTCGTGAAGGTATTGAAAGATTCTTGATTACGGATATTAATAATCCAGCCGCATCAAATAATGCTCAGAGTGAAGTCTATATCATGTTAGACCAATTCTCTGCCTATGGTGCCATTGATTTCTTCAATCACCTTCCGGGCGGTTGCAATGTGCTTTACATGGATGGTCATGTTGAGTTTATTCGTTACATCGGTTCTAACGATACAACCAATCCGGATGTAAATGCTACAGAACCTATATTGCCCAGTGTTGGTGTTGTTATTGGTATCATATCTCAAGCAGCTGGTTATCAATAA
- a CDS encoding putative DNA modification/repair radical SAM protein yields MLVKKSPDIIQKLDILTRGAKYDVSCASSGVERKSSTGKLGNTLSGGLCHSWSSDGRCISLLKTLQTNYCHNNCAYCINRCKNDIKRTTVAPEELANITYEFYRRNYIEGLFLSSGIFNNANRTMELMLDTVKILRKRYGFNGYIHMKILPGAEENAIEEAILWADRVSINVELPTTSSLQLLAPQKDLKQIIATMRKINVIREKLLSSSQGNGFYAKSGQSTQMIIGATPETDWQILRLSEYLYRNIQLKRVYYSAYVPLNQDPILPSFTNPPLRREHRLYQADWLLRFYKFSLDELLTEKNPNLDERFDPKVSWALRHLQFFPVEIMRADIFQLLRVPGIGPTSARRIIQARKTGTLNMDILKKLGVVVKRAIYFITIQGRYFGSISLDHPLLPEKLLEREFPNDVEVGDLFNHEQQLA; encoded by the coding sequence ATGTTAGTAAAAAAGTCTCCAGACATAATACAAAAATTGGATATACTTACTCGTGGGGCAAAATACGATGTTTCTTGTGCATCCAGTGGTGTAGAAAGAAAATCATCAACCGGAAAACTGGGAAATACTTTGTCAGGGGGGCTTTGCCATAGTTGGTCATCAGATGGAAGATGTATTTCCCTTCTAAAAACACTTCAAACTAATTATTGCCATAACAATTGTGCCTATTGTATTAATCGTTGCAAAAATGACATAAAACGGACAACAGTGGCTCCTGAGGAATTGGCAAATATAACTTATGAATTTTACCGCAGAAATTATATCGAGGGGCTTTTCTTGAGTTCAGGAATATTTAACAATGCTAATCGCACTATGGAACTTATGTTAGACACGGTAAAGATATTAAGGAAACGCTATGGATTTAATGGATATATTCATATGAAGATACTTCCGGGAGCCGAAGAAAACGCCATCGAAGAGGCTATTTTGTGGGCAGATAGGGTAAGTATTAATGTGGAATTACCAACAACATCCTCTTTGCAATTACTTGCTCCACAAAAAGATTTGAAACAAATTATTGCTACAATGCGTAAAATAAATGTAATTCGAGAAAAGTTGCTTTCTTCCTCACAGGGAAATGGTTTTTACGCCAAGAGCGGTCAAAGCACCCAGATGATTATCGGTGCTACCCCAGAAACGGATTGGCAAATTTTACGACTTTCGGAATATCTGTATAGAAATATTCAATTAAAGCGAGTATATTACTCTGCCTATGTTCCATTAAATCAAGACCCTATTTTACCTTCTTTTACGAACCCACCTTTGCGACGCGAACATCGTTTATATCAAGCGGATTGGCTTCTTAGGTTTTACAAATTTTCATTAGATGAACTTCTTACAGAAAAAAATCCTAATCTTGACGAGCGTTTTGACCCTAAAGTCTCTTGGGCATTGAGACATTTACAGTTTTTTCCTGTGGAAATTATGCGAGCGGATATATTCCAGTTGCTCCGTGTTCCTGGGATAGGTCCTACATCAGCCCGAAGGATTATACAGGCAAGGAAAACCGGGACATTGAATATGGATATCCTGAAAAAATTAGGGGTTGTCGTTAAAAGGGCTATTTATTTTATAACTATACAGGGAAGATATTTTGGTAGCATTTCTTTAGACCATCCTCTATTGCCTGAAAAACTTTTAGAACGAGAATTTCCTAATGATGTAGAAGTCGGAGATTTGTTTAATCATGAACAACAACTTGCCTGA
- the ispH gene encoding 4-hydroxy-3-methylbut-2-enyl diphosphate reductase, translating to MHIILAKPRGFCAGVERAIHCVKRALELFGKPVYVLNHIVHNTHVVEMLKKQGAIFVRNIEDVPTNSILLFSAHGVGPEQWEKARKRNLKIIDATCPLVERVHRLAKKYAEQGYTILLIGDAGHDETIGTMGWAKGNVFLVQNVRDAETIEIPETNRIAYITQTTLSVEDCKKIVDILQQRFPNLQSPSRGNICYATTNRQKAVLSLAEKADIVIVVGDSESANSRRLVDIAKSAGKIAYLVLDATEIQPKFLEGVKTVLITSGASVPEEHVQGVIQFLSSIETCTIEEICVASENVHFQIPKEIKDNH from the coding sequence ATGCATATTATATTAGCAAAACCTCGTGGATTTTGTGCGGGTGTTGAAAGGGCAATTCATTGCGTCAAACGCGCCCTGGAATTATTTGGAAAACCGGTATATGTCCTGAACCATATTGTTCATAATACTCATGTTGTAGAAATGCTAAAAAAACAGGGGGCTATTTTTGTGCGGAATATAGAAGATGTTCCGACAAATTCTATTTTACTATTCAGTGCCCATGGGGTTGGACCGGAACAATGGGAAAAAGCACGGAAAAGAAATTTAAAAATAATTGATGCTACTTGCCCATTAGTAGAGCGTGTTCATCGTTTAGCAAAGAAATACGCAGAACAGGGTTATACGATATTACTTATAGGAGATGCAGGGCATGATGAAACTATCGGGACAATGGGCTGGGCAAAAGGGAATGTATTTTTAGTTCAAAATGTCCGCGATGCAGAAACAATCGAAATTCCAGAAACCAATCGTATCGCTTATATAACTCAAACAACTTTGAGTGTAGAGGATTGCAAAAAAATTGTGGATATTCTCCAACAGCGTTTTCCTAATTTACAATCTCCATCCCGCGGAAATATATGTTATGCAACAACGAACCGCCAAAAAGCCGTGCTATCTTTAGCGGAAAAAGCAGATATTGTAATTGTTGTAGGAGATTCGGAAAGTGCAAACAGTCGCCGACTTGTAGACATAGCCAAAAGTGCAGGTAAAATTGCCTATTTGGTTCTCGATGCCACAGAAATTCAACCGAAGTTTTTAGAAGGGGTAAAAACCGTTTTAATCACTTCTGGAGCATCTGTTCCTGAGGAACATGTTCAGGGAGTTATCCAGTTTTTATCTTCTATTGAAACCTGCACAATCGAAGAAATTTGTGTTGCATCGGAAAATGTTCATTTTCAAATTCCAAAAGAAATAAAAGATAACCATTAA